A segment of the Saccopteryx leptura isolate mSacLep1 chromosome 11, mSacLep1_pri_phased_curated, whole genome shotgun sequence genome:
tttttattggtgagagagagagagagaacagggggaggagcaggaagcatcaactcccgtatgtgccttgaccaggcaagcctggggtttcaaactggcaaccttcagcgtaccaggttgacgctttatccactgtgccaccacaggtcaggctttaatttctttttgttacagttaatggcatgcattggtttttaaactggagttaaagggcaaagactcttggattgaacataaccacaaagcaattaatgttttacaaaccacttttacataattttagttgtttttaaatgtaaaaaattattgtctgataaaaacaccctcttattttaagattaatCATGGCTtctgagtaggcataaatgtaagaatagacctgacaccttctgttatatatgtggctgttcaACATCacaggcgcaatatttcatcatttgtgacatgtgcatatattgcctattttcaagttccccttggtgatcaagacaagatattgtgtgtcataattgtgaggaaatgcttcatgactggacaaaggaaaatgcaaaggaatgccttttggtattcccatggtttggtgtgaacctaacaTGAAATAACAGTTTGATCCATAGAAAGGGCATTGACAAGagaaaatggcatatgatcacatatcccagcagttctcaacctgtgggtcgcgaccccagcagggtcgcctaaagccatcggaaaatacataatgcatatcaggtatttacattctgaatcataactgtagcaaaattacagttatgaagtagccaccaaaattattttttggtatgGGGTCACCACAACAGGAGGAACTGTATtacggggtcacggcattagaaaggttgagaaccactggcatatactaatattccttcagcaatatgacctatcccacactctgagacactcctggttccagttttcaatggttttatttcttctaaggacaaagaaagtgaacatagtgatcaggtgtattttgataagatgcatgaggaaatggttgtagaatctgaagggtcttcttctgatgtcaagcagtcattaacccctcagcagtttagccaacccaaattgaatacttagtaagagatttgtacctatcaaagaaagcagctgagttattagcctccaggcttcaagaaaaaaatgtacttcactggtcagctaaagtatcacatttcaggaagtgtgaacaaatttttgtggacttttttttccaaagacaaacactttgtttaatgTCATGATATTAATAGTcctctcagccagctaggtgttatcacatacagtccaacagaatggcggctatttcttcaCAGCTCCaaatgatggcagactactgcagaagcatcaaacgagattgtcctcaacaagtacataaacacaagagctacaaacacaaatttttgcctgaatagaatttaaataagttttgtgcaaattttatgattaaaataagtattttaatgttttatttggaaatcatagataaattctgatgcaatcatatcttttagtgtattagtgtatttactgcattatataaattattatattttcacaaagatgatgcccaagaagacattctacttcattatgttaaactaaacattgaaaattttacaataagatgaaaacataaaatcttaaattgcaaaaaaaccctgtagcttatagagaaaaactaatgtcagagtttagatcagcacactcgaattaggtaagaacaagtgtttttgtggatgcaacaaaaattttgttccccagtgttattacataattcaagaggaaggagccaacagaagagaataatttcttcaggagAGAAATTTAACAGGGTCCCTGAAGCTAAAGGTTGGatccaaagacaaagagaataatCAATTCCACATTTAAGATTGCCTTCTATTGATAAACCTCCAATTCTTGACGCAAAAACTCAAGCCAGGccttaaaacagacacatttagacatcaaacaaagacttcacataaacaaacaaataatgagcgcactttatttcaattaaaataatactggatattttgaaaaagacaaaGCTTTATAGACAACGAAAGCGCTCCCCCTTATGGCCTCTCAGGTGCACGCAGGCCATGGCACCAGAGattcctttaaaccaggggtttCCAGACAGACACAAGGaaaacaaagaatgagatcttgACAAATACAAAGGTGTCCCTACTCAGGTTTTTCTGTGAGAGCATAACACAACTAGCTGCCTCCGGAAGTTCAGGGTCTATATTCAGTCCCCTTAATTGTCTTCATAGAGAAATGTACAAATGTGAAAGCACAAATGGACATCTCTGGAAGCCCGCTTTCCAGAGTACAACTAAATACATCCCAGAGAATCCTAAGACAGGACCAACAGACCTACCAACATCTCAGTCTTCCGAGAGTCCCAGGTTCAGATAGACTAATTTCAACTCAGTAAAGCAGCTCTGAAGGCCCTACCTACATGCCAGAGTTCCACATCACCGGTATCACAACTCAGCAAAGCCCCAAATCTACCTTACCTTCATTTTAGTtccaaacagaaaaggaaaagcaagaattcagaggagagccagaattcagtaaagccagagagttgctttacctacctcctggAGTTCTCTGCCAAATGTCCAAATTATTGAATTTGGGAACTGGGAGGTGTCTACTGGAGCTGTCCAAACCCACAGGAAAACCAGGAGCCCTGGAGTCTCAGGTGGTACCTCTCCTCAAGATTCAAGGGGGTCGGACAGCTCCTAGAGAGTCTGTCTGATTTGGGGTGTCTATCCGGTGATGTGAAACACCACAggtctggtggcgcagtggataaagtgtcgacctggaaatgctgaggtcgccggtttgaaaccctgtgcttgcctggtcaaggcacatatgggagttgatgcttccagctcctccccccttctctctctctcctctctctccctctctgtctctctcctctctaaaaatgaataaataaataaataaattaaaaaaaaaaagaaaaaaaagaaacaccacaGGTCTGCGTTGggcgccaaatgttgtaaagtacctgtaTCCCAGATGCTGAAAGGTACTGTACCTCAATTCCGtgggttatgtagagacaccaagtccagatgaattttgaagagttttattaaaggaggagatttattaaatatgccagcctcATATAGCTGACACGGGGCAGCAGATCCAAATCATGTGCAAGCCCctaaaatatttcaggggctgtttatatacccttgatcacacacgggcgggggagagcatgacatcatggcacaagctgacaacatctgtttaggggatatacagaaacattaagactttcaaggtaacacaaagatgtttacaaatctttcagggttcatcttttctcactagcctagaggtattttactgttaaaattccaggaagggggaggaattacaatcaatgtaaggtggtaCATAAATTGtttcccattgaaagagaagtttcttggttaacctttattttagatttaaaactaaatgacccaatgttcttgcaagctagaaacttctatattcttttccctcccctccccacaggaagaacaggacaggaaagcctgagcTTTCCTCTTAGAATAtcaatttttcagctttttggacCTTACAACGGTTAGCCTACTAGGAGAAAATGCTTCACCTCCCAGGAGTCAAGGAAATTCCtttcctggtgagtctgtctcaaatcTCTCTCCCTGGGCAGTAAGCTAAGAAGATTGACTCCAGACTAACACATTTTCAGGGGATGAGTTTCTGTGCCTGACAGTGTGAGTTCTCTGTGGCCCTCCTGGAACTCTCAGGTTTTATTGACAGGGGGGATTGAGGTATGTGGGcttcatagtgtgtgtgtgtgtgtgtgttttttttgtgggcTTCATAGTTTTATGGagataagatttattagaacaggaggTCAAGAGACCATGGAGGAGATGGGTGTTGACTTTCCCATAGCACTTAACTGTTTGTCTAGTTCATCTCTTGTCATGAAAGTGAAGAATTTGTTTAACCAGTTCTGTACTAATTACAGTCTTGGGAGGGAAGGGATCAGTAGACTCCTTCTAAAGTTCCCTCAGAGCTGGGGTATGACCTGTGTAATAGCTATGGCTGTGGAGATGTAATTTAATGCTAATGACTCACTCTCTTTTCAAACATAATGCTTCTCCCTTGAGTGTCCTCTACTGTATGAGATCTGACATCCAGTTAAATCCTCGCTCACACTCCTTGCATATATAGGGCTTCTCCGCTaggtgtgttctctggtgtctgaggagatgtgacttctgtataaagcctcgctcacactccctgcagacatagggcttctcccctgaatgtgtcctctggtgtatgaggagagttgacttctgtgtaaagcctctctcacactccctgcagacatagggcttctcccctgagtgtgtcttctggtgtctgaggagatttgACTTATGtttaaagcctcgctcacactccctgcaaacatagggcttctcctctgagtgtgtcctctggtgtatgagaaGATGTGACTTCTCTGTAAAGcctctctcacactccctgcagacatagggcttctcccctgagtgtgtcttctggtgtctgaggagatttgacttctgtgtaaagcctcgctcacactccctgcaaacatagggcttctcccctgagtgtgtcctctggtgtatgaggagatatGACTTCtctgtaaagcctcgctcacactccctgcaaacatagggcttctccccggagtgtgtcctctggtgtctgaggagagctGGCTTCATTGAAAAGCCTCgcttacactccctgcaaacatagggcttctccccggagtgtgtcctctggtgtatgaggagagttgacttctgtgtaaagcctcgttcacactccctgcagacatagggcttctcccctgagtgtatcttctggtgtctgaggagatgtgacttctgtgtaaagcctctctcacactccctgcagacatagggcttctcccctgtgtgtatcttctggtgtctgaggagagttgacttctgtgtaaagccttgctcacactccctgcaaacatagggcttctcccctgagtgtgtcctctggtgtatgaggagatatGACTTCtctgtaaagcctcgctcacactccctgcagacatagggcttctccccggagtgtgtcctctggtgtctgaggagagctAGCTTCATTGAAAAGCCTCgcttacactccctgcaaacatagggcttctccccggagtgtgtcctctggtgtatgaggagagttgacttctgtgtaaagcctcgttcacactccctgcagacatagggcttctcccctgagtgtatcttctggtgtctgaggagatgtgacttctgtgtaaagcctctctcacactccctgcagacatagggcttctcccctgtgtgtatcttctggtgtctgaggagagttgacttctgtgtaaagcgttgctcacactccctgcaaacatagggcttctccacTAATTGTGCTCTCTGGTGTCTGAGATTTGACTCATCATCAAAGCCTTGCCCACACTCTCCATACTTGATAGCTACAATTCTTGACATTCTTACTCCCATAGATAGTTTGCCAGTGTCCACTGAATTCACTTTctggcctctgctgggtgcttcCTGCATCAATCTCTCTCGCTCAATAGAGCTCCCCATGTGTCCTTTGGGAGGTTTTAAAAAGGCCCTTGGAATCCTCCTCTGCCTGGTCCCTTTAAGCAAAGGTTTGGACTTTTCTTTGACCTcttgaccttcagctttgtcatcccagctgtgtgtatcagtatgttgctgctgctgatTTGGATCCTCTGGGCAGGAATCCTCTGACTGGAGCTGTTTTCTTGtagatgttcctgggagaatCTGAGGGGGGTGATTGTGTCCTATGTTTTCGCTGAGGAACttctgactggagaaggccagagagtAGGAGGAACACGGGTGTATCTCTGGCTttggttctgctgaaagagaaaattttggtcaggaAAGAGGTTGATAAGGTTTCCTGGGCCATATGTTTTGTCTGCTGTTAAGACGTCTCCCacaagtcattcttatggggttaACAGTGTAATCTCTCTCTCCCACAAAGTGTTTCTTTATagtctattttctcttttcatttttatgtactatACCTTCCTTAGAAATCCAGCAAGCCCATATGAGGAACTGTCAAGTAGCATCAGGGGCTATTTCACCCCTTGTATGGGTGGAACAATGCTGACCTTTTCTATATAATGTAGCCTTTAACACAGTTATTTAGAAAGACTGCTGGCCCCAACGAGGAATTGCTTCCCTCATAGTTTTCCACAGATGTTAAACTGAAAATATGTTCTTCCTCAAGTCTCACATCAAATATTCATATTTGATTTCattcagtgtcagcccatttcatatacaattggaagtcctgtttcaaaatatttccccaaccatacttcttaaaaattgattgattttagagaaacaaagagaggaggaggaagaagaaaagaaagaagaggaagaggaggaaaaagaagaaagaaggaagaagaagaaagaagaagaagatggaagaagaaggagaaggaagaaggagaagaagatgaagaaaggcatttattcattgttctacctagacatgcagtcattggtcatttctcTTATACGCCCTGACCTGGGCTCAACCTTGGTattacaggatgatgctctaacacagttgtagtcaacctggttcctaccgcccactagtgggtgctccagctttcatggtgggcaataatggagcaaccaaagtataaataaaaagatagatttaattataataagttgttttataaagatttatcctgccaaacttagcgaaaatccgacataaagtacttggtaagtaattattattatatgctttaacttgctgtaactctgctttataaattttataaagtaaagttacttccctactttataaatcaccattactctgGATCCAATGGGTGGTTaataaattttactactaacagaaatacaaaagtgggtggtaggtataaaatggttgactacccctgctctaacaaaTTGAGCTAACAAGCCAGGGTTCCCAACCatgctcccccccctttttttttacagagacagagtcagagagagggatagacagggacagacatacagaaacggagagatgagaagcatcaatcattagttttttgttgcgcattgcaacactttagttgttcaatgattgctttctcatatgtgccttgactgcgggccttcagcagaccaagtaaccccttgcttgaaccagcgaccttgggctcaagctggtgagcttttgctccaaccagatgagcccgcactcaagctggcaacctcggggtctcaaacctgggtccttctgcatcccgttctaatgctatatccactgcaccaccacctggtcaggctcaaccatACTTCTTACATACCTAATTCCCATTCCTCTCACATCCtctctcacttggagaagaagtaatctctgagaggattccccactgaaatttattttccaaaaattaagaaagcaaagCTTAGAGAACAAGCCACCCTGTAGCTGAGAAGAGCACCATTGTCCCCCTTAACTCAGgaaggtcctcagcatctcagcttGGATCACAGCACTGCATTTCCAGGCTGCTGGTCATCTGTCCGACCTCTGCTCTTACCCTGTATGCTAGACAGGAGTGGCCCTcagaaagcaggccctggcctgcTCAGTGCACAGTGTGGGCCCGGCGTGTGGACGTCCctagttcaatccttggtcagggcacacatgaaaagtgagtatctgcttctcttcccctccctctctctcttctctctctcttcctctcccacagccagtggctcaattggttcaagcatcagcccaatagctcagttggttcaagtgttgacctcaggtgctgaggatagctcaggtagTTCGAGCGTGGACCTCAGACAGgggttctgggtggatcctggccggggtACACGAAGAAatcttttctgtctctcctactctcacttaaaaaaattaaaagtaaaaattttttttctaagaatcaaaggcatatgaaatgaattcttaatttctgaagcatctgatttgaaatcttactgactttagaCTGTTCCATGAAAATTTCTAAGGTGagtgctctcttttctttccattttgaagaacagttgtgcccacctctagctgctgcgagctctctcttctgcttgCTTCCGCACTtgatgcccagcttctggccaTACTCGTCATCGTGCCGGACtagcagctcacagtctggcctGATGACCCGGCAGGTTCGGTAGAAAATCTGCCCATgatactgaaaggccaccaggttctgctcttcatcatcccgggcacagttcacatacctgggattgaggcaggtgaaagaaaagaaacccacaggtGATGAGTTCCTACTACCTCTCAGATTCATGTCCATCTCTGCACCTGACACTTGGGCTCCGATGTCACCCACTCTCACAGTGCTCCCGGAGAACCTTCTGTTCAATGTCTGAGCCTGTCACCATGTCATATGACTTCCAATGTCCAGGTCCTGCTTACGGTGTTCATTCTGCCTAATACCATTTCATTCTAGACATAACCTCACACTGATTGGCCATAAAACCCAGTGCTTTAGCTTCTCTAAACTAAATCAGGTTCTGTTTTATATCATAGAACTTGCTACTTGATGTTAGACTCTGTGTCtagattagttcacatcattcaataGTCAGCCCAAGTCTATCTTTTCTTGAGAGGCCTTTCTCCATTCTACTCACATTTTATGTAGATAGTATTTGATGCCTCAACCAGGTTCCCAGAAAAACCTGAAGGTCCCCGCCCACCCAAAGTGAGAaacggagaggcagacagactcccacatgcacccgactgggatccacctggcatgcccaccaggggacaatgctcagcccatcaggggtgttgctccactgcaaccagaggcattctagcacctggatGGAGGCCGTGGAAACATCCTCGGTGCTGGGGcaaacttgctccagtggaacctggGCTGCGAcaaggaaagagagatagagataaaggagagagggaagggtggagaagcagatgggcgcttctgtgtgccctggctgagaatcgaatccCAGACCTCCATAGgccgggctgacgctcttccactgagccaaccagccagggcttggaggTTTCTCTGTCTTAgcaaaatcataaagaacaataatagcttGTTTATATTATGTAGCCCCTGATAAAAGAGCCCCTGAGGAAAGTGGCACATGATCATTTctctgcaggcttcagaactcaGTTCTAGTTAGAAAAGAGGCTGGGATAATTTTCTGCCCTCACTGATTTAGGTATTCTGGCACTCTGTACTtctcaaaaaaatagaaaaaatatagttaaatatttttttttctctaaatacctcttgctttgaaagagcactgaatggagaaaaaagaggaacagaggattgagggagaccactgagggaggcatgaagagaaggaaagatgtatgggcctgagagggatgagtATTCTCTGTGACTCCCAGAaacttcttggccttacctcatccagttggcccaggattcatccttcccatccacatactcatggcagtttctccctttggtgatctgcatttcaggaagaaaaaataaagtttttttccaagtgagaaggtAATAGAGAAATTACTTTATCCTACTGTCAATAAAGCTCTTTCAGTTTGCATGCACTGCCACTCGTGACCACATGATACTTTTCTTACTCATCACATCTGAGTTGACTTGTCCACTCAGGGCTGGGAGgaagcattcctttgtgtttgtacCACTTTGCTCCCACTTAACCTGTGATCCTCAACGGGAGCTCTCTGGTCTGCAAAGTCCTCTCAGTACCCTGAGCTAACCAGattgtctccatccatgtcctagtatgtagaagggcaggtcccaccaagccatgggagggatgtgggaagccacaagacaggggaagaggtcaatacttctcacctgccaggagtatccgttgttgcctgcctcttcatcttctgtgatctggcccttataagggccaaagttcagacccactggcagagcagatgcctcgTTCCACACTCCAAGCCCAGCTTCAGGGATGCCCgatggtctgattctcaacccagggggTAGAGTGAGGGCTGCGTGGTTTGGATGCCCCatatccactgcactgtcttttacaaatgtagggggCCCATGCACGGCACAACTAtcaatgaagaagttctgacacttctcacaatctgggggtgagagcaatagggattagggaaggtgtagtgcatgttcctggacatATAGAGCTTCGGAGAGAGCCCAGGCACTCACATCACTGAGCCTCACTTCTGTAGTGCAGGTCCCTAGGGGAATGGAATGCTCTAAGGGCCCAATGACCAGATGAAATTATTGTATGAAGAGATAACATGCTTCTTTGTGAGggtcacttacagaggtagtcatcATCCTGGGGCTTGCTGACCTCTTGGtgcacatggccttttctttctcgtaggctatacatctttacttcagtctcctttctcctgagttctaagttggagaagagtgagtttggtgAAGTCTGGAGTGTTAAtccctattttgtcagaaaacacacaGTCTCCTCCCATCAAATTATTACCTATCCTTCTCTATACTCTGGTATTATGCTTTGTCAACTATTGGCTCAGAGAGCCTCTATAATAGTAAGCctctacactgactacagatggccaatgcaATATTTGTCTCTAGATCTTCTCATTATGAGGTATAACTTCCCAACTTTATTAAGGGCATATTATATGTTAGGTATTGAGGAAAGGCCTGGTATACAACACCAACAGCGTATGGTTGCTATTatcagagatgtatttattggacaactggtatgtgtcagttcttttacattgaatttaagccctagccagtggtcaaaggatagagcatcggcccagtgtatgtcCCGGtgtgattccagtcagggtacatgcgagatgcgaccatctccttctccacccctccctcttcttcttctcctctccctcttcttttcctgcagccTGTGGCTTCATTTGTTCGAgcattgaccctgggtgctgaggatggctcggttagGCAGAGAACATCATCCTCAGGTGTGaaaaaacagctcagtactcgagaac
Coding sequences within it:
- the LOC136382938 gene encoding histone-lysine N-methyltransferase PRDM9-like, with the translated sequence MYSLRERKGHVHQEVSKPQDDDYLYCEKCQNFFIDSCAVHGPPTFVKDSAVDMGHPNHAALTLPPGLRIRPSGIPEAGLGVWNEASALPVGLNFGPYKGQITEDEEAGNNGYSWQITKGRNCHEYVDGKDESWANWMRYVNCARDDEEQNLVAFQYHGQIFYRTCRVIRPDCELLVRHDDEYGQKLGIKCGSKQKRELAAARAEPKPEIHPCSSYSLAFSSQKFLSENIGHNHPPQILPGTSTRKQLQSEDSCPEDPNQQQQHTDTHSWDDKAEGQEVKEKSKPLLKGTRQRRIPRAFLKPPKGHMGSSIERERLMQEAPSRGQKVNSVDTGKLSMGVRMSRIVAIKYGECGQGFDEKSTLLRHQKIHTGEKPYVCRECERGFTQKSHLLRHQKIHSGEKPYVCRECERGFTQKSTLLIHQRTHSGEKPYVCRECKRGFSMKLALLRHQRTHSGEKPYVCRECERGFTEKSYLLIHQRTHSGEKPYVCRECEQGFTQKSTLLRHQKIHTGEKPYVCRECERGFTQKSHLLRHQKIHSGEKPYVCRECERGFTQKSTLLIHQRTHSGEKPYVCRECKRGFSMKPALLRHQRTHSGEKPYVCRECERGFTEKSYLLIHQRTHSGEKPYVCRECERGFTQKSNLLRHQKTHSGEKPYVCRECERGFTEKSHLLIHQRTHSEEKPYVCRECERGFKHKSNLLRHQKTHSGEKPYVCRECERGFTQKSTLLIHQRTHSGEKPYVCRECERGFIQKSHLLRHQRTHLAEKPYICKECERGFNWMSDLIQKVSYPRCPGPTPSAPPQSVPNAPLPRAIHPVPRCPRPVPSTSLAGLDQPDSHRTAPSRTKPLVPPLATLSASPGAVHAAPHTHRAPRWPSPTPRGPHPALLDPPHHCPTLSAPSHAIHAPPRAVPKI